Within the Miscanthus floridulus cultivar M001 chromosome 17, ASM1932011v1, whole genome shotgun sequence genome, the region GCCGGGGCAGCGCCGTGGCGGGATGCGGTGTGCGGTCGCCGAACCGGGTAACCGGCTCCGTGCTCGCGGAGCGGAAGGTATTCGGGCGTGGGGAGGAGTGCGACTCCATAATCGCCAGGCTCGTCGATGGTTGCGAGGAAACATGCCGTTGGGTTGCTCCGGTTGTTGCGGTGGTTGGCCATGGAGGCATCGGCAAGACCACGGTTGCTCAGTGCGTGTACAACGATGCGAGAATCGAAGCGCGGTTCGATATGAGAGCTTGGATCTGCGTCTGGGATAGATCAGATGAGGCCGAGCTCACCAGGGAGATATTACAGTCCATTGGTTGTGCAGATGATACACTGTGTGATGATGGTCTGGCCAGTTTAGATAGTTTGCAGGTGGAGCTTGAGAAATTGGTTGCATCTAAGAGGTTCCTCCTGGTACTTGATGATGTTTGGATTGATGAGGGTAAAACCGAGAAAGAGAATAGGAGCGTGTGGAAGAAAGTGTTGGCGCCACTTAGATCTGCGGCAATCGGGAGCAAGGTCTTGGTGACCACTCGGATGAAGCTAGTAGCTGAGGTTCTGAATGCGGGTCATGTGGTTTCTCTTGACAGGTTAAGAAGCAGTGATTGTTGTTTGCTGTTGAAGGAAGTTGCTTTGGGTGGGCAACCCATGGATTTTCCACCTGAGTTGCAAGATATTATAGGAGCTATTGTTGCAAATGTTAAGGGATCACCTTTAGCTGCTAAAGCTATTGGGCAAATGATAAGTAGCACCAGGAGCACAAGGAAATGGAGAGCACTGATGAACACAGAAATTAGTGATAATATCATTATCTCCTCCCTCCAACTCAGTTACCAACATTTGCCGAGTCACCTCCAGCGCTGCTTTGCATATTGCAGCATATTTCCAACGACCTGGAGGTTTAATCGCTATGATTTGGTCAAAATGTGGATGGCTCTCGGTTTCATTCAACCACCAACAGACGAAGGGAAAGGGATGGAAGATTTAGGGCAAAAATACTTCGATGATCTTCTATCACGGTCCTTCTTTGGGACTGCAAATAAAGACCAGCAAACGTATTACTTCCTGGATGACCTAATGCACATTTTGGCGCAGCATTTCTCTGCTCATGATTGCTTGAAAATTAATGAGGACGTTCCTTTTGTGATTCCACCAACAGTTCGTCACCTGTCTATCTCAACTGATTATTTACCACAGCTCAAGAGCAAATACAGGTTGGGAAGGCTGCGGACATTGTTAGTTCTCAGAAGCCCGTCATTATCCTCAAGTCATTTTCCTAGGAAACTTTTGGCCAAATTTAAGAACTTGCGGGTCCTGGATCTTAGTAAATCTGATATTGCAGAATTACCTGAAACCATTAGTCAGTTGGTTCACCTCCATTACCTAGCTTTCAGTGGTATAACTAACAAACTTCCCAAGAGTACATACAGGCTTAAACCACTTGAGGTGCGTGATATACCTGTATTGCTATTCCATGATAATCATCCTGGCGGAGTTAGCAAATTTGTTACAGTTAAACATCCCAAAACATGCTGTGGAGTAAGGTCAATTAAGGCCTTGATTAGTGTGTAAGGCTACACATAAGAGTTGAACTCTATTCCTCTTAGGAGACAGTGTTATGGGGTAAAGGATTAACCTGCAAGGTTGTTTGGTTAATTAGGCAACCAGCTTCCTGGTGTGCTTCAGAATCAAACTTTACAAACAATCCCAGGAGGAGACATGAAGTGCAGTTTTTTCTCCAAGGaaagagcaactcaacaacttcAAGCTCTAGAATTTGTTTGAACTCAACCCGTTGCTGTGATTTGGTGTCAGAATTACTCCAATTTGGTGGATCAAGAATCTGGTTGTGCACATCCTTCAGAACTTTAAACAGTTACCTGTTGGTTTGTTTGCTGATTCCAGGTTGGTGGCACTCCATTTTTGTATCCTGACAAACATGTATAGTctgttatttttttcttttcttttttatttcccGTTTGTATGGTAATACCATTTGGTCAACTGATGTATTCACTATTGTTCCGTTCTTACAAGAAAAAAAGTAAAGATAtgatactttgggttacattccGGATGCAGTTTTGCTTTGATGGCGTGTGAATTCTATTATGTGATCCTATGCATTGGATTCAACTTTCCATAGGTCATAGTGGATAGCAGGGTGCCTCCTTAATGTGAGGTGTCTCATAGCAAAGATAAGGCTTGTTTAGACAGAAAATGAACTACAAAGGGTCTATTGAGCCCTCACAAATTTCCTATCTAATAGCACTCACTGCCCAGACAGTAGAAATGCTATTATGAATCGAAGCAAATGCAACTTGCCTTTAAAgaaattgattttttttaatctataaCAAACCCCTGATGGGGCTTGGAATAGATATATACCGAGTAATAGTTGGGTCCGTTTTCGTTAGGGGTGTGGAATTAGGGGTATGTCCGTTGCAGTGTTAGTTGGGTGATTGGGTCCTTTTTCGTCAGGGGTGTGGAATTAGGGGTATGCCCGTTTCAGTGTTAGTAGAAGGTAGCTTTTTTTCCAATGGAAAGAAGAATAACTATTGTTGTTTGTTGTAGTAGAACAGATTTCATTTTGCTGATGGATAAATAATGTTGTTCACAGCTCAGGAAACTGCATCAGTTACAACCATTTGGGTACAATTTAGGGTTTAACATGTTGAAGCCCATCGATACATGTGTGATGGGACTGGTTTTAGTGGGCTGAGGTTTTAGGCTTGACCTTTTCAGTGTAGCCCATTAGCTGTCGTTGGGGTTTTTTGTTTTTTGGTCTCTTGACCATTCACTATCCCCTTGTAGCCCGATatttcttcttcttaatgaaatggcACCAGCTCTCCTGCGTCCTCGGAAAATAAAAAGTATGGTTCTGTACGAGTTGTAAGCAAAATGACATCACATTTCACATCATATGAGAGCTTACAAATCTGAAGGTGACAACACCATCTTTGACAGAAGTATAAATGAAATGATACTTAAGTCAATGTGGGCACACAGACACAAGTGCATTACAGTACAAGTTTCAAAACACTAAACAACAGTTCTAACTGAGAAAAGCTGTTGGCAACTATGCTTCGTTCGGTATTCTTTGTCCTGCATGATAGGATTTCAGATACAAATTGTTAGCATCACTATGACGGAAGCCAGCTTCTTATCTGAAAATATTTTAACGGAAGGTGGATATTGTCAGCATAAATCCAGAAGACACCAGCCGTGCTATGACTCATTGATTTACCATTTTATATGAAAGATGGCATTCTCAACTCTTGACTGCAGAGGGCAAAGTTCTACATTTCACTGGTTACAGATATTATTTCGTAAGAAAGCTGACATTCTCAATAATGATGAAACAAACAACTAAAGCTTCCTAATGGTACACACTATACCTGTTGATCTGCACAAAAAGCTTCTAATCAACGGATTTGTTTTATGGGAATACTAGCTACTTTATCCCATTCTGGTCCATCCTTGAGTTGTAGTTGGTTCATCAAATTTGGTTTGCACCCAATTAGATGAAGAACTTGCAGAGAAGATGGGAAGCCACTTGGCAATGACTCCAACTCAGCACAATTCATTATGCTCAGTTTTCTCAGAGTGGTGTTGCTGTTGAAGTTGGTAGGGAAAGATTTGACAGTGATCTTGGAGCAATTTTTTATCAATATACTTTCTAGTGCCGCAAAACTTGGCATAGGGTGTAGAGAGGAAAATTCAGAGCACTGCTGAATGTGTAGCTCATGAAGTTTCGTTAAGCAGTCTGAACTTTCCATCTGTGGAAGGCATGTGATGTTGTTGCAATTAGATATCTCCAGCCAGGTAAGCGCTTGTAAACCCCTCAAACAAGTGCATAGCTGCTCATCATTTATGCTTGAATGAGATATTTGCAACCTCTTTAAGGAAACACACGAAGCTCTTCAAACTTTACATCTTGACAGTTCCTCAGAGTCAAAATAGAAATTGATTCCAGTTGTTGCTTGTGCATTAAGCCATTTGTAAGGACAGTGGCAGAGCACGTGTCTAATGCAAACTTGTGCGCTTTTGATGACGAGGAAGAGGAGGATAGTTTTAGTTGTGAAACAAATCCTGTATTTTTTACTGAGACCTTCCGCACGAATAGAGGGAGCTGAGGCACCTTAATCAACTCAGGACAGTTCAAAAGCTTCAACTTGCGGAGTTTAGGAAACATATCAGTGCTCTTCTCTTCTTGGGTCCACTCAACCCACTGAGGCATATCATCAAATTCAAGTTCCTCCAAATATGGAAATGCAATTGGATTGGTTCCATAAAATTCACAGCCGATTTCTTTCACTGAACACATTTCTTTCAAATGCAAAACCTCGAGACATGGAAGCTGCCCGAGAGGAGGTAGGACCTCCCGTTTTCTACAGTTGATCAAATGCGGGTATTTGAAGTAGAAGGTGCTTGTGCTCAGCCAGTTTGGTGATCTATTACCATGATATCTTCTAATTATAAGCCTTTTAACATATTGGTGCGGCTCAAGACCATCCAAAACTTCAGCCTCAACAGAGGGAACACTCTCACCAGTCGAGTTCCATTCTAATTCCAGTACCTTAACATTCTCCTTCTTGTTTAATCCAGCCTGGCAGGCTTCTTCTTGCTTCGTTGCAACATCAAGGTTCTTTATATGAAGCTCTTTACGCAGACTGCTCATACCATCCAAGTCTCCTAAAGTATGGCCTTTTTCATTTTTAACATGGAACTTAACTGATCCCTGAAGGTGAATCAGTTTCCCAATGCCAGTGATTTTGGATGTATCCATGTCCAAATGTCGCAGACATGTCAGGTTTACAATATCTTCCGGGGACCTCAAGGCCAGACCCCTTAGGACTACTAAAGGTTTGAAGACGATAGAGCTTTGTCAGTGCTTGTGGAAGCTTGGTGATTGATTTGCAAAGTGCCAGGTATCTGAGGTATTTAAGGTTTCCAATCCTCTCTGATAGACGAATGATATTGCAGCCTTCCAAACTAAGAACTCGAAGGCTTCAGCTCTGTGAAAAAATCTCCTGGCAGTTGATCCAACGAAGAGGAAGGGTTCTTGAGAATCAGTAGTGTGCGCATACCTTGTGAACAGACAACAGATATGGGGCAGAATCGTCCAAAATAGTACGCTTACGAAGGTGCTCGTctaccaccagacactaagcacctcgaaaacaggctacagcgggcggtatccgtcggacacactccaagagagaacaaaaaaaatccacattttttccaaggatccaataatgagaacgagttacaatacttatccatttcatacatcagagtttcttaaaaatacattattacaataccaaatgtcaaagtgcggaataataaacagcggaatttaaaataaacatctagcgataagaacgaggatccgtctgtgcccaccaaaagaataCTCCACACAACGATACTTCTCAagtatcacctgcaataggggtaaataaaccctgagtacacaatgtactcgcaagatttATCCGACTAGCggaaataatttcccgactccaaaaaATATGATGAGGTTTatagtttgctggttttcttttagcataAAACAATACAAATAGTGAgttcttatttatgttattattatcggcCGTATTAAGTTACTATCTATACAGTCTCATATaaacacatgttctactttcaagcaagggttgagaaatcaattctatttcatcacctttcatctttcagtttttactacggtgctagacacgaaacaagccgtaccagatcacccggcgattcacaaatcaatgtgcccagctgggtgccccgaaaacacacgctccgcttataccctaagcacaagcaggactaacacattgccctcctgtcctgggtgtccaggtccccgtctaaatttggactctaagcccccactcctgagtcccggactcattacggtgcaaggacctccaccatcccgcctcccatcagtcggtccagaaagagccggatccacgacaagagaacaacaaatcttccctacgcccataccaaagtatgcgctcgggacaataaatctgtgacttgcccacgatgccttatgcaacgatcggtccttaatcgacacaggcagagaaaaagtgtaaccaagccataccctgttggccgcaggacacaacccattacacccaccagtacccaaaccatcccggtcaccatttttctttccaccattttatcatgagtgatcatatttatcacctacttgtgggtaacggcaggttactcacgctatcgacatcctgagcatagcagctactcgacctgtactagtaggactcatagatagatatatttatgcatgtagttttcataaaatgcatgtaatgtaaatgcacatcatagatatatattcagtgatcatttaaaataagggttatgcaccggggcttgccttgggcagcgacgagtcagcaaagtcagcaccaataggctctGAGGCTCCTTCCTGCATGAGgacctcctccttgtactcctcgatgacctcctcgTGCTCCTGTTCGTCCACCGGCACGAAGTccaccaactcgtgatctatatgcatgaaatgatgatacgacacttagtattacgacaacagcaactcttaaaataaaaatacatctatcaaactaCTAAGTAAGTTTTACCAACTAAAGTGCTAagctacctactgttaccactaacaagtatgaagcatgacatacatcATCACAACAACTagaagtattcttactcctaataccgatttaatctatatacgataaaacaaggatgatagctactctatttatcaacttactctaagtctacaaaatttacagtaagtacataataatctagtgagcctactgtaaaatttttatagctatagctatcacaaatttaccataaaattttctacaaatattaatctacataattctAAGCcttctagtttgaatttatgaacctaccattgccatatctaactgtaatctaactacactaatagatagatgacatatttatgaacctaacaaacttagttttactatttttggacatatATAGAATTTACTActatttttcaaagttcagctcaaactaTTATTAAATAAACATTTATACTCTACTGGAATTTGAAAAACTCAATTCTACCGAGCGGCCCACTCGCGACGTGGCTCGGCCTAGCAAGGCGGGGCACACACGCGAGCGGCCCGCACACAACCGGCCCAGGCGGGAGCAGCGCACGGCCAGCCCaggcgggagcggcggcggcccAACGTGGGGCGGACAACCCGGTCGCGATCGGGGCACGCGCGCGGCCACAGGCAAGGCCGGCGGCCCACGCGGATGAGAGCGGCCCAGCGCAGCGAGCGCGGACGCGGGCGTGGTGCAGCGCGGTGGCGCAGACGCAAGCGTGGCCCAGCGCGGCGAGCTGGCCCAGCAGGCGGCGTGGACGCTGCTGGCCCAAGCGGCTGCGCGGACGCGGCTCGGCACAGAGAGCTAGCCCAGGCGGCTGCGTGAACGCTGCTCAATAGAGCACATGGCGTATTCCTAATGTATTCAATGATTTATTTTCCTGCAAGAAAGCGGTCCTAAATGGGGGTGACATAGGGATGACACAGAGATGATGTCAACAAGCTAAGAGCAGCAGCACGCACCGTCGGCTGCTAACTTGCTCTGCTTGCTTGCTCGAGTGCGGTGTGGTGGTGTTCGCCGGCGAACAGAGCACACTGGTGTGCTGTTCGTGGCGCTGCAACTGGCTCTCAGTGCGTACGGTTAATTAGAAAGATGTGGAGTATTACGAGGCCAAATTTGTAGAGGCGACGCCGTTCGAAACATAAAGCGGTCGGCGATGATGAAAACTTGAATTGACGCCCCGACATCGTACTACCGCACAGTGGCGGGTTAGGCACCGAGCTGTACTCCTATCCATCCTTCACACGTGCGCGATAACAAGGATGGGCCAGCTTAGTGGTTTGGCCTTAGCACAGCGCGGTCGGTCGGCCACCGTCCAAGACAACGTGACGACAAACTTTGCGTGGCCTTTCGTGCAAACGTGAAAGCAGACATATACACAAGTCACAAGCTAGTTCAATAGTACTACTCGGCTAATTGATGGCCCAATAAGACTCTCGGCCCATTCATGCCACGGGCTCAAAGAGGCCCGAAACCCAAGTACAACACCAGCAAATAATTCTAAATCCTGTCAAAGGGCTTGAGTACACGCGAGTCGTGCGCCAAGCGCGGCAACAGCGGTGCGATCTGGGCAGTGGTGCGTGCGGGCGTGCGTTCTATAGCCTTTTCATTTAATCAAAATTCGTTTAGGACACCAAGTGATACAATGTGACATGCAATGTAACATTCATTTTGtgtttcaaatgaacgtttcaagttccaTAAATTGATTTATACTCTATATTACATACATGTACACACAAGTAAAATGtttatgcagtgttttagcaaaaagttgtactatgtaacaccgagggtgttacaaatctaccccctaaaataaaatctcgacccgagatttcttgtgcctagtgtgagaagaagataggaaatacatttcgacgcagcaactaactatcagaaccagagagcaggtgggggtaatgcttcaataggtaactctctcttgttcccacgtggcctcatcctctgaatgattttgccattgcactttgtaaaactttaccacactgttccTCGTCACTCGTtctttctcatccaagattttgacagggtgttcaacataagtcaaatctagctggaggggaagtccttcaatttctacaGCTTCTTCAGGAACCCGCAAATATTTCTTCAATTGTGAGACATGAAACACATTATGTACCACAGATAAAATATTAGgtagttggagacgataagcaactggacCACATTGCTCCAGAACCTTATAcagacccacataccgaggggctagctt harbors:
- the LOC136516770 gene encoding putative disease resistance protein RGA3, with the translated sequence MPAPAPWPVSQDVAALADRASALSRAAAGPRNPLGALAAALLRIQPVARELERWRWLAPGDPELADLHAWLFELRDAVADAEDILDELHRRRQVGPPLSACVYATFRGPGRKLRRLAERLDRACDDSERLRPGRGSAVAGCGVRSPNRVTGSVLAERKVFGRGEECDSIIARLVDGCEETCRWVAPVVAVVGHGGIGKTTVAQCVYNDARIEARFDMRAWICVWDRSDEAELTREILQSIGCADDTLCDDGLASLDSLQVELEKLVASKRFLLVLDDVWIDEGKTEKENRSVWKKVLAPLRSAAIGSKVLVTTRMKLVAEVLNAGHVVSLDRLRSSDCCLLLKEVALGGQPMDFPPELQDIIGAIVANVKGSPLAAKAIGQMISSTRSTRKWRALMNTEISDNIIISSLQLSYQHLPSHLQRCFAYCSIFPTTWRFNRYDLVKMWMALGFIQPPTDEGKGMEDLGQKYFDDLLSRSFFGTANKDQQTYYFLDDLMHILAQHFSAHDCLKINEDVPFVIPPTVRHLSISTDYLPQLKSKYRLGRLRTLLVLRSPSLSSSHFPRKLLAKFKNLRVLDLSKSDIAELPETISQLVHLHYLAFSGITNKLPKSTYRLKPLEVRDIPVLLFHDNHPGGVSKFVTVKHPKTCCGVRSIKALISV